Proteins encoded within one genomic window of Granulicella pectinivorans:
- the mtnA gene encoding S-methyl-5-thioribose-1-phosphate isomerase, whose translation MIPTLEWLPTGVNFLDQTKLPLEETYVLATDYIQVATVIRDMIVRGAPAIGVSAAMGVAIGILRSGATSFDQLDVEVAEICSHLAGTRPTAVNLFWGIGKIRDLYEQRKAAGDSIAAIKDAVVAEACLMYDEDIAACKQMGKNGAELLPQKGTVLTHCNAGALATCGYGSALGVIRAAIEAGHEIDVFADETRPFLQGARLTAWELMKDNIPTTVLCDNMAAHLMGKGRIQAVIVGADRIAANGDTANKIGTYGVSILAKEHGIPFYVAAPWSTIDQATATGDGIPIEQRSALEVTHSNGKQMTPHGVAIENPAFDVTPAKYITAIITERGVLRAPFSESIKAMGEMPEPARLRAVTV comes from the coding sequence ATGATTCCTACCCTTGAATGGCTTCCTACCGGCGTTAATTTCCTGGATCAGACCAAGCTTCCGCTTGAAGAGACCTACGTTCTGGCTACCGACTACATCCAGGTCGCAACCGTGATTCGCGACATGATCGTGCGGGGGGCTCCGGCGATTGGGGTTTCGGCGGCGATGGGCGTGGCGATCGGGATTTTGAGGAGCGGGGCGACCTCGTTCGACCAACTGGATGTCGAGGTCGCGGAGATCTGCTCACATCTGGCGGGGACTCGGCCTACGGCCGTCAACCTCTTCTGGGGGATTGGGAAGATTCGGGATCTGTATGAGCAGCGCAAGGCCGCGGGGGACTCGATTGCGGCGATCAAGGACGCCGTCGTCGCCGAGGCCTGCCTGATGTACGACGAGGATATCGCGGCGTGCAAGCAGATGGGTAAGAACGGCGCGGAGCTGCTGCCGCAAAAGGGCACCGTGCTGACGCATTGCAACGCGGGTGCGCTGGCGACGTGCGGGTATGGATCGGCTCTGGGCGTGATTCGCGCGGCCATCGAGGCTGGGCACGAGATCGATGTGTTTGCCGATGAGACGCGGCCGTTTCTGCAGGGCGCTCGCCTGACCGCCTGGGAGCTGATGAAAGACAACATTCCCACGACGGTGCTGTGCGACAACATGGCCGCGCACCTGATGGGCAAGGGACGGATTCAGGCTGTGATCGTGGGCGCGGATCGCATTGCGGCCAATGGCGATACGGCGAACAAGATCGGCACATATGGCGTTTCGATCCTGGCGAAGGAGCATGGGATTCCGTTTTATGTGGCCGCGCCGTGGTCGACGATCGACCAGGCGACCGCTACGGGCGATGGGATTCCGATCGAGCAGAGGTCGGCGCTCGAGGTCACGCACTCGAACGGGAAGCAGATGACGCCGCACGGTGTGGCGATCGAGAATCCCGCGTTCGATGTGACACCGGCGAAGTACATTACGGCAATTATCACGGAGCGCGGCGTGCTGCGGGCGCCTTTCTCGGAGTCGATCAAGGCGATGGGCGAGATGCCTGAGCCGGCTCGGCTGAGGGCAGTTACGGTCTAG
- a CDS encoding DUF4260 domain-containing protein, producing the protein MLTRPALLIRLEAAAILVVTLVAYHHLQASAGWFRFAILFLTPDLFMLGYLANPRFGSALYNLGHTVWVPLLLALYAWNAEREATLAVALIWISHIAFDRVLGYGLKYPTYFKDTHLQHLNEPIG; encoded by the coding sequence ATGCTCACCCGCCCCGCCCTCCTCATCCGCCTCGAAGCCGCTGCCATCCTGGTCGTAACCCTCGTCGCCTATCACCATCTCCAGGCCAGCGCCGGATGGTTTCGCTTTGCCATACTCTTTCTCACCCCCGACCTCTTCATGCTTGGCTACCTCGCAAACCCCCGCTTCGGCTCCGCCCTCTACAACCTCGGCCACACGGTATGGGTTCCACTCCTCCTCGCCCTCTACGCATGGAACGCCGAGCGCGAGGCCACACTCGCCGTCGCACTCATCTGGATCTCCCATATCGCCTTCGACCGCGTCCTCGGTTACGGCCTCAAATACCCCACGTACTTCAAGGACACCCACCTCCAACACCTCAATGAGCCGATTGGTTGA
- the lptE gene encoding LPS assembly lipoprotein LptE has translation MRRLLTPLVLISALLLPLSGCGYHRAGSATHLPANVRTLDVPIFTTHSQAYRTEMTFTQAVIRELDTRTKYRILTTSKDNDADATLTGSILSQTVTPLTYDATSGQTSSYLVTITARVILTARDGTILYRNEALTYREQYQSTQDLTLFVQEDSAAVRRLARDFAQALVGDMLESFQ, from the coding sequence ATGCGCCGCCTCCTCACACCCCTAGTCCTGATCTCGGCCCTCCTTCTCCCGCTCTCCGGCTGCGGCTACCACCGCGCAGGTTCCGCGACCCACCTTCCCGCCAACGTCCGCACCCTCGACGTCCCCATCTTCACCACTCACTCGCAGGCCTATCGCACCGAGATGACCTTCACCCAGGCCGTCATCCGCGAGCTCGATACCCGCACCAAATACCGCATCCTCACCACGTCCAAGGACAACGACGCCGACGCCACCCTCACCGGCTCGATCCTGTCGCAGACCGTGACCCCGTTGACCTACGACGCCACCTCCGGCCAGACCTCCAGCTACCTCGTCACCATTACCGCCCGCGTCATCCTCACCGCCCGCGACGGCACCATCCTGTATCGCAACGAAGCCCTCACCTACCGCGAGCAGTACCAGTCCACGCAGGACCTCACGCTCTTCGTGCAGGAAGACTCCGCCGCCGTTCGCCGCCTCGCCCGTGACTTCGCCCAGGCCCTCGTCGGCGACATGCTGGAGTCGTTCCAATGA
- the holA gene encoding DNA polymerase III subunit delta: MTSPVAAKAAPIKSFAASDRFLAEIVTSALRPGYVLLGDEAFLYQRCRAGVLVALAPPESRDFSLHDLDLAETTIFDALDLARTPSLMAPFQVIFVRGIKALYGRGSKKEEFAAIDSYFRSPNPQAVVIFVADHLRLPTDLRKMDMTDKERYEKIRETLGDWCGLVELARVDGPDAVKWLAQAAEQRNIQFDPDAARELVDALGADMMMVASEFEKLALYVTAPQIESGGTPRITLGNVETMVLAAKQRSLYELTDAISAKDRPKALLLLHGLLNASDGGEDSSIGHLYMLARTFRQMLIIHEKNVRDSRAIWSVLWQGFRMPPFAAEDLIRQARRYKSRSALTRALRLVAKADLELRSSPANKLLVLERLILALASDPPRTYENTHQFAMEL, from the coding sequence ATGACCTCGCCTGTAGCGGCAAAGGCCGCCCCCATCAAATCCTTCGCAGCCAGCGACCGCTTCCTCGCCGAGATCGTCACCTCCGCCCTGCGCCCGGGCTACGTCCTCCTCGGCGACGAGGCCTTCCTCTACCAGCGTTGCCGCGCCGGTGTCCTCGTCGCGCTCGCCCCGCCCGAATCCCGCGACTTCTCCCTCCACGACCTCGACCTCGCCGAAACCACCATCTTCGACGCCCTCGACCTCGCCCGCACTCCGTCCCTGATGGCCCCCTTCCAGGTCATCTTCGTCCGTGGCATCAAGGCCCTCTACGGACGCGGCTCGAAGAAGGAAGAGTTCGCCGCCATCGACAGCTACTTCCGCTCGCCCAACCCGCAGGCCGTCGTCATCTTCGTGGCCGACCACCTCCGCCTCCCCACCGACCTCCGCAAGATGGACATGACGGACAAGGAGCGCTACGAGAAGATCCGCGAGACCCTCGGCGACTGGTGCGGCCTCGTCGAACTGGCCCGCGTAGACGGCCCCGATGCGGTCAAATGGCTGGCCCAGGCTGCCGAGCAGCGCAACATCCAGTTCGACCCCGACGCCGCCCGCGAGCTTGTCGACGCACTCGGAGCCGACATGATGATGGTTGCCAGCGAGTTCGAAAAGCTCGCCCTCTACGTCACCGCCCCCCAAATCGAATCCGGTGGCACACCGCGCATTACCCTGGGCAACGTGGAAACCATGGTCCTCGCCGCCAAGCAGCGCAGCCTCTACGAGCTCACCGACGCGATCAGCGCCAAAGACCGCCCGAAGGCCCTGCTTCTCCTCCACGGCCTCTTGAACGCGAGCGACGGAGGCGAAGACTCCTCCATCGGCCACCTCTACATGCTCGCCCGCACCTTCCGCCAGATGCTCATCATCCACGAGAAGAACGTGCGCGACTCCCGCGCGATCTGGTCGGTCCTCTGGCAGGGCTTCCGCATGCCGCCCTTCGCCGCCGAAGACCTCATCCGCCAGGCCCGCCGCTACAAGTCCCGCTCTGCCCTCACCCGTGCGTTGCGCCTCGTCGCGAAGGCCGACCTTGAGCTGCGCTCTTCCCCGGCGAATAAGCTCCTGGTCCTCGAGCGCCTCATCCTGGCCCTCGCCAGCGACCCACCCCGCACCTACGAGAACACGCACCAGTTCGCCATGGAGCTCTAA